The following are from one region of the Anaeropeptidivorans aminofermentans genome:
- a CDS encoding TetR/AcrR family transcriptional regulator — protein sequence MIKNKPEAFKKIMASAIEEFAANGYEGTSAKKIMERAGLSKGLLFHYFKSKENLFIECAQKALKDYMDYVFSEEVFLIDDCFERVKAVAIRKVDYFIEHQAESRFVIYMYIIMNKEEFYKIKEIVMEERNKIKSEFFADVDISKFRSDFEPEFILEYIYIVIEAYSTKIEIGQDLTLEDAVEIREKFLNRFEFFEKLIKYGIY from the coding sequence TTGATAAAGAATAAGCCAGAGGCTTTTAAAAAAATAATGGCGTCTGCCATAGAGGAATTTGCCGCAAACGGCTATGAGGGAACCTCAGCTAAAAAGATTATGGAAAGAGCCGGTCTTTCCAAGGGGCTTTTATTTCATTATTTTAAGTCGAAGGAAAATTTATTTATAGAATGCGCCCAAAAAGCCCTTAAGGATTATATGGACTATGTTTTTTCCGAAGAAGTTTTTTTAATTGATGACTGCTTTGAAAGAGTAAAAGCAGTTGCCATAAGAAAAGTAGATTATTTTATAGAACATCAGGCTGAAAGCAGATTTGTCATCTATATGTATATTATAATGAATAAGGAGGAGTTTTATAAAATAAAAGAGATTGTTATGGAAGAAAGGAATAAAATCAAGTCTGAATTTTTCGCAGACGTGGATATTTCTAAGTTCAGAAGTGACTTTGAGCCGGAGTTTATATTGGAGTATATATACATAGTAATTGAAGCTTATTCCACTAAAATAGAAATCGGCCAAGACCTTACTTTAGAAGATGCAGTGGAGATCAGAGAGAAATTCTTAAATAGGTTCGAATTCTTTGAGAAGCTTATTAAATATGGTATTTATTAA